A window of the Isosphaera pallida ATCC 43644 genome harbors these coding sequences:
- a CDS encoding aspartate-semialdehyde dehydrogenase, which produces MRLRRVAIVGATGAVGAVFLKLLEERAFPLDSLRLLASGRSAGRAIRFRGIDHPVEELRPEAFEGIDLVLSSTPASVSKTYSPLAVQAGAVVVDNSSAWRMDPEVPLVVPEVNPEAIAQHRGIIANPNCSTIQMVVALKPLHDFARIRQIVVSTYQSVSGAGQTGLNELESQRRALAAGQPLPPPAKFPHPIVNACLPQIDEFDADGYTKEEWKMIRETRKILGDDTIQVAPTCVRVPVPMCHSESIRVETERPIEPDQARALWKQAPGVELLDDPAAKRYPLADQAAGRDPVYVGRVRRDPDDPHALLFWCVADNLRKGAALNAVQIAEHLQRHGS; this is translated from the coding sequence GTGAGGTTGAGGCGTGTCGCCATCGTGGGAGCCACCGGCGCGGTGGGTGCGGTGTTCTTGAAGTTGCTTGAGGAGCGGGCGTTTCCCCTGGATTCCCTCCGCCTGCTGGCCTCGGGCCGCTCGGCCGGCCGCGCCATCCGCTTCCGCGGGATCGATCACCCGGTTGAGGAACTGCGTCCCGAGGCGTTCGAGGGAATCGACCTGGTCCTCTCCAGCACGCCGGCAAGCGTCTCGAAAACCTATTCGCCTCTGGCCGTTCAGGCCGGCGCGGTCGTGGTGGACAACTCCTCGGCCTGGCGGATGGATCCCGAGGTGCCCCTAGTCGTCCCCGAAGTCAACCCCGAGGCGATCGCACAACACCGCGGCATCATCGCCAACCCCAATTGCTCCACAATTCAAATGGTCGTCGCACTCAAACCTCTGCACGACTTTGCACGGATCCGTCAAATCGTCGTCAGCACCTATCAATCGGTTTCCGGCGCGGGCCAGACCGGCCTCAACGAACTGGAGTCGCAACGCCGCGCCCTGGCCGCCGGTCAACCCCTTCCGCCGCCCGCCAAGTTCCCCCACCCCATCGTCAATGCCTGTTTGCCTCAGATCGACGAATTTGACGCCGATGGCTACACCAAGGAGGAGTGGAAGATGATCCGTGAGACCCGCAAAATCCTGGGGGACGACACGATTCAAGTCGCGCCCACCTGCGTGCGGGTTCCTGTGCCGATGTGTCATTCTGAGTCGATCCGTGTCGAAACCGAGCGGCCGATCGAACCCGATCAGGCTCGCGCGCTTTGGAAACAAGCCCCCGGCGTGGAACTGCTCGACGATCCTGCCGCCAAACGCTACCCCCTAGCCGACCAAGCCGCCGGCCGCGACCCGGTCTACGTCGGACGGGTCCGCCGCGACCCCGACGACCCCCACGCTCTGCTCTTCTGGTGCGTGGCCGACAACCTCCGCAAAGGCGCAGCACTCAACGCCGTCCAAATCGCCGAACATCTGCAACGACACGGATCGTAA
- a CDS encoding ATP-grasp domain-containing protein gives MTPPLLALAGRTRTGRWGWHVRDLARAAARLNLRFEPVEFQRLRATIAPLGRPGRVEADGWELTGPEVAGVLVRAMPSSSLERIVFRMDALRRVEAAGTPILNPPRAIETAVDKYLTLVRLEAAGLPTPETWVGETSREALDAFDRLGGEVVVKPLFGSEGRGLIRVGQRELARRTFAAIEATQGLLYLQRFVAGPGWDVRVFVLDARVVGAIRRFPASHDWRANVSTGGTAEPFHVDAETERLAIRATEAVGARLAGVDLLPLGGIPHGWVIPEVNAAPGWRALGACLRLDVAAFILEALRETPRLAPQQAPTP, from the coding sequence ATGACTCCCCCTCTCCTGGCTCTGGCCGGGCGTACCAGGACGGGCAGATGGGGTTGGCATGTGCGCGACCTCGCCCGCGCCGCCGCCCGTTTGAACCTTCGATTCGAGCCGGTCGAGTTCCAACGCCTTCGCGCCACCATCGCGCCACTGGGACGGCCCGGTCGGGTCGAGGCCGACGGCTGGGAACTCACCGGCCCGGAGGTCGCCGGAGTTCTAGTCCGCGCCATGCCCTCCTCGTCTTTGGAGCGGATCGTCTTCCGCATGGACGCGCTGCGACGGGTCGAAGCCGCCGGAACCCCGATCCTCAACCCGCCCCGCGCCATTGAAACCGCGGTGGATAAATACCTTACCCTGGTTCGACTCGAAGCGGCCGGATTGCCCACGCCAGAGACCTGGGTGGGCGAAACCTCCCGCGAGGCGCTCGACGCCTTCGACCGTCTGGGCGGCGAGGTGGTGGTCAAACCGCTGTTCGGCTCGGAGGGACGAGGGTTGATCCGTGTGGGCCAGCGTGAACTGGCGCGTCGCACTTTCGCCGCGATCGAAGCGACCCAGGGGCTTCTCTATCTGCAACGCTTCGTCGCGGGGCCAGGCTGGGACGTTCGCGTGTTCGTTCTAGACGCTCGCGTCGTCGGTGCGATTCGCCGCTTTCCCGCGTCCCACGACTGGCGCGCTAACGTCTCAACCGGCGGCACAGCTGAGCCATTCCATGTGGACGCCGAAACCGAACGTCTAGCGATCCGCGCGACTGAGGCGGTCGGAGCACGTCTGGCGGGGGTCGATCTCCTGCCGTTGGGCGGAATCCCCCACGGCTGGGTCATTCCCGAAGTCAACGCCGCCCCCGGTTGGCGCGCGCTAGGCGCGTGCTTGCGGCTCGACGTCGCCGCCTTCATTCTGGAAGCGTTGCGGGAAACCCCGCGCCTCGCGCCCCAACAGGCTCCCACGCCTTAA
- the truA gene encoding tRNA pseudouridine(38-40) synthase TruA, with translation MLRTLKLILAYDGTEFSGWQRQPGHRTVQEVVESALRPLTGEPVAVTASGRTDAGVHALGQVAHFHTIARHPPEVFLKALNATLPPDVRVVWAEEAPQSFHATLDAQSKRYRYVIDNGPFADPFLRRTAWHLFRPLDAPRMNRAVQALRGRHDFRSFETNWPNRMSSVRTILDVQVRRIDHRVELEVEADGFLYNMVRSIAGTAVLVGLGDRPETFVAEVLHAQDRRLAGPTAPPQGLFLLQVRYGLRDRVARSLGRNGQPPGRFIPSPPFPNPT, from the coding sequence ATGCTCCGCACCCTCAAGCTGATCCTCGCCTACGACGGCACCGAGTTTTCGGGCTGGCAACGGCAACCAGGCCACCGCACGGTTCAAGAGGTTGTTGAATCCGCGCTCCGCCCCCTCACCGGCGAACCCGTGGCGGTCACCGCCAGCGGACGCACCGACGCAGGCGTTCACGCGCTGGGCCAAGTCGCCCACTTTCACACCATCGCGCGGCACCCCCCCGAGGTCTTCCTCAAAGCCCTCAACGCCACCCTGCCGCCCGACGTGCGAGTGGTCTGGGCCGAAGAAGCACCCCAGTCGTTCCACGCCACGCTCGACGCCCAATCCAAACGCTATCGTTACGTGATCGACAACGGACCCTTCGCCGATCCCTTCCTCCGCCGCACCGCCTGGCACCTTTTCCGCCCTCTCGACGCGCCGAGGATGAATCGCGCAGTGCAAGCGCTTCGCGGCCGTCATGACTTCCGCAGCTTCGAGACCAACTGGCCCAACCGGATGAGCAGCGTGCGGACGATTCTGGATGTGCAAGTCCGCCGGATCGATCACCGCGTCGAGTTGGAGGTCGAGGCCGACGGCTTCCTCTATAACATGGTGCGCTCAATCGCAGGCACAGCGGTCCTAGTCGGCCTAGGAGACCGCCCCGAAACCTTCGTGGCCGAGGTTCTCCACGCCCAGGACCGCCGCCTCGCCGGCCCCACCGCACCACCCCAGGGCCTCTTCCTGCTTCAGGTCCGCTACGGCCTGCGGGATCGCGTCGCTCGCTCGCTGGGCCGCAACGGCCAACCCCCAGGCCGATTCATACCATCACCCCCGTTTCCAAACCCAACATGA
- a CDS encoding S1C family serine protease — protein sequence MRDEWSVSSRDARRTGAFPEGGRLEPERLGRREADVVWFAPRAALIVSAIFLMALGIGALTTLTPVSQPTSEATAAATGSQPGTRSVQPPGPALGQRDNTAYTLPPIAPPALSPEPAAIVAADERNNVEIYAAVNKSVVNITTAAVVPGLFGDDVTEGSGSGFVIDRAGYILTNHHVIERAEAIQVTLYDGTTLPAEVIGQDPPTDVAVLRVKTTPDKLVPVALGDSSTLQVGMKVLVLGNPFGLDRTLTTGIISSLDRSLKGRSDARPLKGLIQTDAAINPGNSGGPVLNSRGQVIGMSTAIYSRVGQSSGIGFAVPINSIKRILSPLITQGKVIRADLGIVQVAVTEVGLRVYRIVEGGPADLAGIRPVRIVTERISPYTIRRRLDTAFADIIVAIDGKKVTTVDDLLTAVEEHEPGERVTVTVLRDGELVNLLVVLGAS from the coding sequence ATGCGTGACGAGTGGAGCGTTTCCTCTCGCGACGCCCGACGAACCGGTGCCTTTCCTGAAGGCGGTCGCCTTGAGCCGGAACGGTTGGGTCGTCGTGAAGCGGATGTCGTGTGGTTCGCGCCGCGAGCAGCGTTGATCGTGTCGGCGATCTTCCTGATGGCTCTGGGCATTGGCGCGTTGACAACGCTGACTCCCGTCTCCCAACCTACCTCCGAGGCGACGGCGGCTGCAACGGGATCGCAACCCGGCACCAGGTCGGTTCAGCCACCCGGCCCAGCTTTGGGGCAACGCGATAACACCGCCTACACCTTGCCGCCGATTGCGCCTCCGGCGTTGAGTCCAGAACCCGCAGCGATCGTGGCGGCCGACGAGCGCAACAATGTCGAGATTTACGCCGCCGTCAACAAGTCGGTGGTAAACATTACGACCGCCGCGGTGGTCCCCGGCCTGTTCGGCGACGACGTGACCGAAGGCTCGGGATCGGGCTTCGTGATTGACCGAGCCGGTTACATTTTGACGAATCATCATGTTATTGAACGAGCCGAAGCGATTCAGGTGACCCTCTACGACGGCACCACGTTGCCGGCCGAGGTGATCGGCCAGGATCCGCCGACCGATGTGGCAGTATTGCGGGTTAAGACCACGCCGGACAAGCTGGTGCCCGTTGCGCTGGGGGATTCCTCAACTCTTCAAGTGGGTATGAAGGTGTTGGTGCTGGGCAACCCGTTTGGCCTGGATCGGACCTTGACCACTGGGATCATCTCGAGTTTGGACCGCAGCCTCAAGGGTCGGAGCGATGCTCGGCCGCTCAAGGGGTTGATCCAAACCGACGCGGCGATCAACCCTGGCAACTCGGGCGGACCGGTTCTGAATTCACGAGGTCAAGTGATTGGCATGAGTACGGCGATTTACAGCCGCGTGGGCCAATCCTCGGGAATCGGCTTCGCAGTGCCGATCAATTCGATCAAGCGGATTTTGTCCCCGCTCATCACCCAAGGCAAGGTGATCCGAGCTGATCTGGGCATCGTCCAGGTGGCGGTCACCGAGGTCGGGTTGCGGGTCTATCGAATCGTCGAGGGTGGTCCCGCCGACCTCGCGGGGATTCGTCCGGTGCGGATCGTCACCGAAAGGATTTCTCCCTACACCATCCGCCGCCGTCTGGACACCGCCTTTGCCGACATCATCGTGGCGATCGACGGCAAGAAAGTTACCACGGTGGATGATTTGCTCACCGCTGTTGAGGAACATGAGCCGGGTGAGCGGGTCACGGTCACGGTTCTCCGCGACGGCGAATTGGTCAATCTTCTGGTAGTTCTGGGTGCGTCGTGA
- a CDS encoding PVC-type heme-binding CxxCH protein, whose protein sequence is MSPRALIALLVLGLIVGSFSGSWNGGPAVCRAQMPPEQTVTTLKPAEGLEVILFAAEPMVVNPTNIDVDSRGRVWVTEGLNYRLYRNEKGEIVRQHGADRIKILEDTDLDGRADKVTVFAEGITPVPMGLAVEERYDDHGRYLGCRVYVGNSPNLMVFEDTNGDDKADRIEPLLTGFGGIDSDHGVHGMVLALDGKLYFTHGDGCCSVQPDKSQKTQNFDVVDHSGRHVRSDQLANTLRVNRDGTEFEIIADRQRNNYEIALDSFGGMFVSDNDDDGRQGCRIIHVFDGGSYGYRTPGSPRHWGEEVPGNLPKLVGTGNGSPCGLRVCETNALGDRFLGALLEAEAGTRQINVFPLTRMGATYRTTSGETLLRGDDPWFRPVDVTLDHDGSALVADWYDGGVGGHAFQDQTTGRIYRVAPKGWQPSRPSHDFGTPDGLLAALKSPVTATQDAAARALVAQGPAACATVAQLALNGSPIERARALWVWTRIDGLDPAVTLANDPDPRVREQAARILGRDVSRMGDVTFTRPEAQRPLRALERLDDLLTLVDDPDAGVRKEVILALRDLPTNHDGGKVGQALRRLTASWDGQDRWYLEALGLALQHREPAFITDLLGDPRSGAGGVFGPLDLEQTARQGDVALPPYFPADRNDAYLTPEDQFGPVTPLSRSLGLAWRLNRAETAAWVAEVLPSLDHPALRRVAEEILGRASDPAIGVRLARLATNDLTTDPNRARSAIATLASKLGGDWRAARDHQAVSDLITRALATPSLRGDALKLIAATKSPRYVNTLIDLIGGQDPELRADALETLARLSPETARPLVEEALERARGQSASNPLADASARALIRLADSPEKARDRLRDLLTDENLPLGLRREALKSLAGFQQGIDTILDLGRTQALPSELIGEARLILASHPDPRMRQRAAADLPASASKGRDFSDLIELAARNGDAQRGRAQFLAGSQACAGCHRVQGKGEWIGPDLSTIGVKYAKADLLRHILAPNEAIGYNYRTVVVALNDGQILSGLPVEDSAERLILKTADGRRITIPVAEIEERSQSDVSLMPEGLLDQWDDQAIVDLLEYLSSLTATVAVVGELEVVEPNDASSVNRLTANVEGLFDLSSLWATNPNSNQPDAARSVTLRVGLTSPGVQTARLVLDHGPGWRVAVALDGQPLTLDPHSETTLELPAGRVADLTLILKRSPQANDDASRSTLGVAVVADRPVRTTLRRP, encoded by the coding sequence ATGTCGCCGCGTGCCCTGATCGCGCTGCTGGTTCTGGGTCTGATCGTTGGCTCGTTCAGTGGGTCCTGGAACGGAGGGCCGGCGGTCTGCCGCGCCCAGATGCCTCCCGAACAAACTGTGACGACCCTCAAGCCTGCCGAGGGTCTAGAAGTCATCCTGTTCGCCGCCGAGCCGATGGTGGTCAACCCCACCAACATCGACGTCGATTCCCGAGGCCGGGTCTGGGTCACCGAGGGACTCAATTACCGCCTCTACCGCAACGAAAAGGGCGAGATTGTCCGTCAGCACGGGGCGGATCGCATCAAAATCCTCGAAGACACCGACCTTGACGGCCGGGCCGACAAGGTGACGGTCTTCGCCGAAGGAATCACCCCGGTCCCGATGGGTCTGGCGGTCGAAGAACGCTACGACGACCACGGCCGTTATCTCGGATGTCGGGTGTACGTTGGCAACAGCCCCAACCTGATGGTCTTCGAAGACACGAATGGGGACGACAAGGCCGACCGGATCGAGCCGTTGCTGACCGGCTTTGGCGGGATCGACTCCGACCACGGTGTGCATGGCATGGTCCTGGCACTCGATGGCAAGCTCTATTTCACCCACGGCGACGGCTGTTGCTCGGTCCAGCCCGACAAGTCGCAGAAGACCCAAAACTTCGACGTGGTGGACCACTCGGGGCGGCACGTCCGCAGCGATCAACTGGCCAACACGCTTCGGGTCAACCGCGACGGCACCGAATTCGAGATTATCGCCGACCGTCAACGCAACAATTACGAGATCGCGCTCGATTCGTTCGGTGGCATGTTCGTGTCGGACAACGACGACGACGGCCGCCAGGGATGCCGAATCATTCATGTCTTCGACGGCGGCTCTTACGGTTATCGTACCCCGGGCTCCCCTCGTCACTGGGGCGAGGAAGTGCCCGGCAACCTGCCCAAGCTAGTCGGCACCGGCAACGGCTCCCCCTGCGGTCTGCGGGTCTGCGAAACCAACGCGCTGGGGGACCGGTTCTTGGGCGCGCTGCTGGAGGCCGAGGCCGGCACCCGACAGATCAACGTCTTTCCACTCACTCGTATGGGCGCGACGTATCGCACCACCTCCGGCGAGACCCTGTTGCGCGGCGACGACCCGTGGTTCCGTCCGGTCGATGTGACGCTTGACCACGACGGCTCGGCGCTGGTGGCCGACTGGTACGACGGCGGCGTGGGTGGCCACGCCTTCCAGGATCAGACCACGGGACGCATCTATCGGGTCGCTCCCAAGGGCTGGCAACCCTCCCGGCCCTCGCACGACTTCGGCACGCCCGACGGCCTGCTCGCGGCCCTCAAGTCGCCGGTGACCGCCACCCAGGACGCGGCCGCCCGCGCGCTGGTCGCCCAGGGGCCGGCTGCCTGCGCCACTGTCGCCCAACTCGCGCTCAATGGCTCGCCGATCGAACGCGCTCGGGCACTCTGGGTCTGGACCCGCATCGACGGACTCGACCCCGCCGTGACCCTCGCCAACGACCCCGACCCCCGCGTGCGTGAACAAGCGGCCCGAATTTTGGGCCGTGATGTCAGTCGAATGGGTGATGTGACCTTCACCCGCCCCGAAGCCCAACGGCCCCTTCGCGCTTTGGAACGGCTGGACGACCTGTTGACCCTGGTGGACGACCCCGACGCCGGCGTGCGTAAAGAGGTGATTCTCGCTTTGCGCGACCTGCCCACCAACCACGACGGCGGCAAAGTCGGCCAGGCGTTGCGACGTTTGACCGCCTCCTGGGATGGTCAGGACCGCTGGTATCTCGAAGCCCTCGGACTAGCGCTTCAACACCGCGAACCGGCCTTCATCACCGACCTGCTGGGCGATCCCCGCTCGGGAGCCGGCGGCGTCTTCGGCCCGCTCGACCTGGAGCAAACCGCCCGCCAGGGCGACGTGGCCCTGCCCCCCTACTTCCCCGCCGATCGCAACGACGCTTATCTGACCCCCGAAGACCAGTTCGGCCCCGTCACCCCTCTGAGCCGAAGCCTCGGCCTGGCCTGGCGGCTCAACCGCGCCGAAACGGCCGCCTGGGTCGCCGAGGTGCTGCCCAGTCTGGACCATCCCGCGCTTCGTCGCGTCGCCGAGGAGATTCTCGGTCGCGCGTCCGACCCCGCGATCGGGGTTCGTTTGGCACGTTTGGCCACCAACGATCTGACAACCGACCCGAACCGCGCCCGCTCGGCCATCGCCACCCTCGCCTCCAAACTCGGAGGTGACTGGCGAGCCGCCCGCGACCATCAGGCGGTGTCCGACCTGATCACTCGCGCGCTGGCCACCCCCTCGCTGCGGGGCGACGCCCTCAAGCTCATCGCCGCCACCAAATCACCTCGTTATGTCAACACTCTAATCGACCTTATCGGCGGTCAAGATCCCGAGCTTCGCGCCGACGCGCTAGAGACCCTGGCCCGTCTCAGTCCCGAGACCGCTCGGCCCCTAGTCGAAGAGGCTCTGGAGCGAGCCCGGGGACAATCGGCCTCCAATCCCCTGGCCGACGCCTCGGCGCGGGCGTTGATCCGGCTGGCCGATTCGCCCGAAAAGGCCCGCGATCGTCTCCGCGACCTCTTGACCGATGAGAATCTGCCTTTGGGTCTACGCCGCGAAGCGCTCAAGAGCCTCGCCGGATTCCAGCAAGGGATCGACACGATTCTGGACCTGGGACGAACCCAAGCTTTGCCCAGCGAGTTGATCGGCGAAGCGCGGCTGATCCTGGCGTCGCATCCCGATCCTCGAATGCGTCAACGGGCTGCCGCCGACCTGCCCGCATCCGCCTCGAAGGGACGCGACTTCTCCGACCTGATCGAGCTGGCCGCCCGTAACGGCGACGCCCAACGCGGCCGCGCCCAGTTCCTCGCTGGTTCGCAGGCGTGCGCTGGCTGCCACCGGGTCCAAGGCAAGGGCGAGTGGATCGGTCCCGACCTCTCGACCATCGGCGTCAAATATGCCAAGGCCGACCTGCTTCGGCACATCCTCGCCCCCAACGAGGCGATTGGCTACAACTACCGCACCGTGGTCGTCGCCCTCAACGATGGTCAGATCCTCTCTGGCCTGCCGGTCGAAGACAGCGCCGAACGGCTCATTCTCAAAACCGCCGACGGCCGACGCATCACCATCCCCGTCGCCGAGATCGAGGAACGCTCCCAAAGCGACGTTTCACTCATGCCCGAGGGTCTGCTCGACCAATGGGACGACCAGGCGATTGTCGATTTGCTTGAATACCTTTCTAGCCTGACCGCAACCGTCGCCGTGGTCGGCGAACTGGAGGTGGTCGAACCTAACGATGCATCGTCGGTCAACCGTCTGACCGCCAATGTCGAAGGTCTTTTTGACCTGTCGAGCCTCTGGGCCACCAACCCCAATAGCAATCAACCCGACGCTGCGCGAAGCGTGACGTTGCGGGTGGGCCTGACCAGTCCGGGGGTCCAAACAGCCCGCCTCGTGTTGGATCATGGGCCGGGTTGGAGGGTCGCCGTCGCGCTCGATGGCCAGCCCCTGACGCTTGACCCTCACTCCGAAACCACCTTGGAACTGCCCGCCGGACGAGTGGCCGACCTGACCCTCATCCTCAAGCGTTCGCCCCAGGCTAACGACGACGCGTCCCGCTCGACCCTGGGGGTGGCGGTCGTCGCCGATCGCCCGGTGCGAACCACACTCCGCCGTCCCTAA
- a CDS encoding ABC1 kinase family protein, whose protein sequence is MLRETVGHLRDLPRYTQILSSLARYGYHDLLNALNLEILAKPLEWVTLGEEAPPPERSKRLRLLLESLGPTFVKLGQLLSTRPDLLPEPYLSELALLRDQVAPFPYEEVEATLVREFGAPVEQLFAEFDPVPVASASISQVHRARLADGRVVAVKVRRPDIEELVQADLDILKHLAESAERHVSFLRPYGPRSLAREFERGLLRELDLGLERRTMERVREQFRDDPDVWIPQPIRERSCSCVLTMEFAQGLRIDDVNGLREAGIDPCLVAARGARIMIKQIFEHGFFHADAHPGNMRVRRDGVIIPLDHGMYGYLDRATRERIADLLDGLMRQEADVVLRALDDLNVRGVRLDPVSLRRDVSELVASYSDLSLDNLELRFLLGDLFAVIRSHKLRLPPDLVLLIRALVTIESTGRMLNPNFDIATELRPALRRLTVGRYSPRRLFVESARATRDLRQVAMMLPDVLSHSLESIRRGELTLKFDLQHFDSMVRRIVLAANILSMGIVLAGLLVASSLLMTVESQRFTMLGTVGLILAGALAVVLFFTMARRV, encoded by the coding sequence ATGCTGAGGGAAACCGTCGGTCATCTGCGCGACTTGCCGCGCTACACCCAAATCCTCAGTTCCCTGGCCCGCTACGGCTATCATGACTTGCTCAACGCCCTCAACCTGGAAATTCTGGCCAAACCGTTGGAGTGGGTGACGCTGGGCGAGGAGGCTCCACCACCAGAGCGATCGAAGCGGTTGAGGTTGTTGCTGGAATCGCTGGGCCCGACGTTTGTCAAGCTCGGTCAGCTTCTCAGCACCCGTCCTGACCTGCTGCCTGAACCCTACCTTTCCGAACTGGCATTGTTGCGCGACCAAGTGGCTCCATTCCCCTACGAGGAGGTGGAGGCAACCCTGGTTCGGGAATTCGGCGCTCCAGTGGAGCAACTTTTCGCCGAGTTCGACCCGGTGCCGGTGGCCTCGGCCTCAATTTCGCAGGTCCACCGGGCGCGGTTGGCCGACGGTCGGGTTGTCGCCGTCAAGGTCCGACGCCCCGACATCGAAGAACTCGTGCAAGCCGATCTGGACATCCTCAAGCATCTCGCCGAGTCCGCCGAACGACATGTCTCGTTCCTACGCCCCTACGGCCCGCGTTCGCTGGCCCGCGAATTCGAGCGCGGTTTGCTCCGCGAACTCGACCTGGGGCTGGAGCGTCGCACCATGGAACGGGTCCGCGAACAGTTCCGCGACGATCCCGACGTCTGGATCCCTCAGCCGATTCGAGAACGCTCCTGCTCCTGCGTCCTAACCATGGAGTTCGCCCAAGGACTTCGCATCGACGATGTGAACGGACTCCGCGAGGCCGGGATTGACCCCTGCCTCGTCGCGGCCCGCGGCGCACGCATTATGATTAAACAGATTTTTGAACACGGGTTTTTTCATGCTGATGCCCATCCCGGCAATATGCGGGTTCGTCGGGACGGAGTGATCATCCCGTTGGATCATGGGATGTACGGTTATCTTGACCGGGCGACCCGCGAGCGGATCGCCGATCTGCTCGATGGTTTGATGCGTCAGGAGGCCGACGTGGTCCTCCGCGCTTTGGACGATCTGAACGTTCGTGGGGTGCGGCTCGATCCGGTCAGCCTGCGTCGGGACGTGTCCGAGCTGGTGGCCTCTTATTCGGACTTATCGTTGGATAACTTGGAACTCCGCTTTTTGCTGGGCGACTTGTTCGCCGTCATCCGGTCGCACAAGCTGCGGTTGCCCCCGGATCTTGTGTTGTTGATCCGCGCGTTGGTGACCATCGAATCGACCGGTCGGATGCTCAATCCCAACTTCGACATTGCCACCGAGTTGCGGCCTGCTCTGAGACGCTTGACCGTGGGGCGTTACTCGCCTCGCAGGCTTTTTGTGGAGTCGGCCCGCGCCACCCGGGACTTGCGCCAGGTGGCGATGATGCTGCCCGACGTGCTGAGCCACTCTTTGGAGTCGATTCGTCGAGGCGAGTTGACCCTGAAGTTCGACCTGCAACACTTCGACAGCATGGTGCGGCGGATCGTGCTGGCGGCCAACATCCTATCGATGGGGATCGTGTTGGCGGGGCTTCTGGTCGCCTCCTCGTTGTTGATGACGGTCGAATCTCAACGGTTCACGATGTTGGGCACCGTTGGTTTGATCCTGGCGGGCGCTCTGGCGGTGGTCTTGTTCTTCACGATGGCGCGGCGGGTGTAG
- a CDS encoding triphosphoribosyl-dephospho-CoA synthase, which yields MKISSNWTVRDPLTIARAARLACEWEATAFKPGNVHPHARFDDLTYDDFLRSAAAIEPIFARLDHPTLPENPRGGLGLGLGLGRLVLDAVVATRGVVATNTNLGILLLIAPLALVPTGENLAEGVGRVLDHANEQDAAAIFEAIRRAQPGGLGRGEDYGLPEGFDVTCATPSGPTASLDQAMRAASHRDAIARQYSERFADLFAFGLPRLARDVQRGRPLPQAITLNALAWQAAFPDTLIQRKRGLSVALEASRRAREVLESGWPDRSEARLSLSGFDAWLRADGHARNPGATADLVAATLFAALRLGLLGDDPGRFTLA from the coding sequence ATGAAAATCTCTTCCAACTGGACCGTCCGCGATCCCTTGACGATCGCCCGGGCCGCTCGCTTGGCCTGCGAGTGGGAAGCGACCGCCTTCAAACCAGGCAACGTCCATCCCCACGCGCGGTTCGACGACCTGACGTATGACGACTTCCTCCGAAGCGCTGCGGCGATCGAGCCCATCTTCGCCCGGCTCGACCACCCGACACTTCCCGAGAACCCACGCGGTGGGTTGGGATTAGGATTGGGGTTGGGGCGGTTGGTTCTTGACGCGGTGGTCGCCACCCGCGGGGTGGTCGCCACCAACACCAACCTCGGCATCCTGCTGCTGATCGCGCCGCTGGCCCTAGTCCCCACGGGGGAAAACCTCGCCGAGGGAGTGGGTCGGGTGCTGGATCACGCCAACGAGCAGGACGCCGCGGCGATCTTCGAGGCGATCCGCCGTGCCCAACCCGGCGGCCTGGGCCGTGGGGAGGATTACGGCCTACCCGAAGGTTTCGACGTAACCTGCGCTACGCCATCGGGTCCCACCGCGTCGTTGGATCAGGCTATGCGGGCCGCCTCGCATCGAGATGCCATCGCTCGGCAATATTCCGAACGGTTCGCCGACCTCTTCGCGTTCGGCTTGCCGCGTCTTGCGCGCGACGTCCAACGGGGTCGTCCCCTGCCCCAGGCAATCACGCTCAACGCTTTGGCTTGGCAAGCCGCCTTCCCCGACACCCTCATTCAACGCAAACGGGGCCTCAGCGTGGCGCTGGAGGCGTCCCGACGCGCGCGCGAAGTTCTGGAGTCCGGTTGGCCTGACCGCTCGGAAGCACGCTTATCGCTAAGCGGGTTTGACGCCTGGCTGAGGGCCGACGGTCACGCCCGCAACCCCGGCGCGACGGCCGATCTCGTGGCCGCCACCCTGTTCGCCGCCCTGCGGCTGGGCCTTCTCGGGGATGATCCTGGTCGCTTCACGTTGGCCTGA